From Methylobacterium radiodurans, a single genomic window includes:
- the gmk gene encoding guanylate kinase, whose amino-acid sequence MTEPVRHRPDAIARRGLILILSSPSGAGKTTLTRAIAQDGGWGLDLSISVTTRARRPSEIDGKHYHFIEREAFDDLRTRDDLLEWAEVHGNFYGTPRRPVERVLAAGRDMIFDIDYQGTRQVRSKLADDVVTVFILPPSMAELRQRLERRAEDSQATIEKRLQNARHEIQRWSEYDYVIVNDDLQNAFTALQSILTAERLRRTRRTGLEGFVEGILSEGQGG is encoded by the coding sequence ATGACGGAGCCGGTGCGGCACAGGCCGGACGCGATCGCGCGGCGCGGCCTCATCCTGATCCTGTCCTCGCCCTCGGGGGCGGGCAAGACCACGCTGACGCGGGCCATCGCGCAGGACGGCGGCTGGGGTCTCGATCTCTCGATCTCGGTGACGACCCGGGCGCGGCGCCCCTCCGAGATCGACGGCAAGCACTACCACTTCATCGAGCGCGAGGCCTTCGACGACCTGCGGACCCGCGACGACCTGCTCGAATGGGCGGAGGTGCACGGCAACTTCTACGGCACGCCGCGCCGCCCGGTGGAGCGGGTGCTGGCGGCCGGCCGGGACATGATCTTCGACATCGACTACCAGGGCACCCGGCAGGTGCGCTCCAAGCTCGCCGACGATGTGGTGACGGTCTTCATCCTGCCCCCCAGCATGGCGGAGCTGCGCCAGCGCCTGGAGCGCCGGGCGGAGGATTCGCAGGCCACGATCGAGAAGCGGCTGCAGAACGCCCGCCACGAGATCCAGCGCTGGAGCGAGTACGACTACGTCATCGTCAACGACGACCTGCAGAACGCCTTCACGGCGCTGCAGAGCATCCTGACCGCCGAGCGCCTGCGCCGGACCCGCCGCACGGGGCTGGAGGGCTTCGTGGAGGGGATCCTGTCGGAGGGGCAGGGAGGCTGA
- a CDS encoding biliverdin-producing heme oxygenase: protein MIGDLHRRLRAATEAAHAGLEHDLGWERRVATVAGYRALLARLRGFHAAYEPAIGAGLADEPFFGPRRRLDRLDADLAYLGLDAAAISCLPFPDTPRLDGPAALGALYVLEGSTLGGQVIGRRIAALHGLTTDGLTYYRAHGPATGAMWSAFRARLETVADEAALTEAAVATFRAMRDWLCADDAATSRAA, encoded by the coding sequence ATGATCGGGGATCTGCACCGGCGCCTGCGCGCGGCGACGGAGGCGGCGCACGCGGGTCTCGAGCACGATCTCGGCTGGGAGCGGCGTGTGGCGACCGTGGCCGGCTACCGCGCTCTGCTCGCGCGGTTGCGTGGCTTCCACGCGGCCTACGAGCCGGCGATCGGCGCGGGCCTCGCCGACGAGCCCTTCTTCGGTCCGCGGCGGCGCCTCGATCGGCTCGACGCCGACTTGGCCTATCTCGGCCTCGACGCAGCGGCGATTAGCTGCCTGCCCTTTCCTGATACGCCGCGGCTCGACGGCCCGGCGGCGCTGGGAGCCCTCTACGTCCTAGAAGGATCGACGCTCGGCGGTCAGGTGATTGGCCGCCGCATCGCGGCCCTGCACGGGCTGACGACCGACGGGCTCACCTATTACCGCGCGCACGGGCCGGCGACCGGCGCGATGTGGTCCGCCTTCCGGGCACGGTTGGAGACGGTGGCCGACGAGGCCGCGCTGACCGAGGCAGCGGTCGCCACCTTCCGGGCGATGCGGGACTGGCTCTGCGCGGACGACGCTGCGACGTCCCGCGCCGCATGA
- a CDS encoding dihydrolipoyl dehydrogenase: MPEYSFDVAIIGAGTAGIAAYRAAVEAGADAVLIERGPGGTTCARVGCMPSKLLIAAGEAAHAARQAGLFGVRVGEVRIDGPAVLHRVRAERDRFVSAVFDSLDEIPDVRRIAGEARFLDARTLAVGPHKVAFSSAVIATGSSPAVPKLLRGLGDRVLTTDTIFEITDLPDSLAVLGGGPVGVELAQAMARLGVAVTVIDTGSTLAGLTHPDLVQAAAEIYAADMTLLRETEIERAEATNAGVRLAWRGADGTRGEGCFASVLSAAGRPPNLAGLDLAAAGLDLDDEGLPRFDPRSLVCHGTPLLIAGDANALRPILHEASRQGTIAGRNAAALARGQSLDAPESWTTLAMVFTHPQTARVGAPYDDGAEDRVVGTASFCDQGRARIEAANQGGIRLWGDRAGRLLGGELIGPEVEHLAHILADAIAAGRTVQDLLDRPVYHPTVEEGLQSALTALARAAPQA; encoded by the coding sequence ATGCCTGAGTACAGCTTCGACGTCGCGATCATCGGGGCCGGCACCGCCGGCATCGCCGCCTACCGGGCAGCTGTGGAGGCCGGCGCCGACGCGGTGCTGATTGAGCGCGGCCCCGGGGGAACCACCTGCGCCCGAGTGGGCTGCATGCCCTCCAAGCTGCTGATCGCGGCGGGCGAGGCCGCTCACGCGGCCCGACAGGCGGGTCTGTTCGGCGTGCGCGTCGGCGAAGTCCGGATCGACGGGCCCGCCGTGCTGCACCGCGTCCGCGCCGAGCGCGACCGCTTCGTCAGCGCCGTCTTCGATTCCCTCGACGAGATCCCGGACGTGCGCCGCATCGCGGGCGAGGCTCGCTTCCTCGACGCCCGCACCCTCGCGGTCGGCCCGCACAAAGTTGCGTTCAGCTCGGCCGTCATCGCCACCGGCTCGAGCCCGGCCGTGCCGAAGCTGCTCCGAGGGCTGGGCGATCGGGTGCTCACCACCGACACGATCTTCGAGATCACCGATCTGCCGGATTCCCTCGCGGTCCTGGGCGGCGGGCCGGTCGGGGTCGAGCTGGCCCAGGCGATGGCGCGCCTCGGCGTCGCCGTCACCGTGATCGACACTGGATCGACGCTCGCCGGCCTCACGCATCCGGATCTCGTGCAGGCCGCCGCGGAGATCTATGCCGCGGATATGACGCTGCTGCGCGAAACCGAGATCGAGCGCGCCGAGGCGACCAACGCGGGCGTGCGCCTCGCGTGGCGCGGGGCCGACGGCACCCGCGGCGAGGGCTGCTTCGCCAGCGTCCTGTCGGCGGCCGGGCGGCCGCCGAATCTGGCGGGCTTGGACCTGGCCGCAGCCGGCCTCGACCTGGATGACGAAGGCTTGCCGCGCTTCGATCCGCGCAGCCTCGTCTGCCACGGAACGCCGCTCCTCATCGCGGGCGACGCCAACGCCCTGCGGCCGATCCTGCACGAGGCGAGCCGCCAGGGCACGATCGCCGGGCGCAACGCCGCAGCACTCGCGCGGGGTCAGAGCCTCGACGCGCCCGAGTCGTGGACGACACTCGCGATGGTCTTCACCCATCCACAGACCGCGCGGGTTGGCGCTCCCTACGACGACGGGGCCGAGGATCGGGTCGTGGGCACCGCCAGCTTCTGCGACCAAGGCCGCGCCCGCATCGAAGCGGCGAACCAGGGCGGCATCCGCCTCTGGGGTGACCGCGCGGGCCGCCTGCTCGGCGGCGAGCTGATCGGCCCGGAGGTTGAACACCTCGCGCACATCTTGGCCGATGCCATCGCGGCCGGACGGACGGTCCAGGATCTTCTCGATCGTCCTGTCTACCACCCGACGGTCGAGGAGGGACTGCAGAGCGCCCTCACGGCGCTGGCGCGCGCGGCGCCGCAGGCGTGA
- a CDS encoding histidine kinase dimerization/phosphoacceptor domain -containing protein, with amino-acid sequence MPQIATPGDHVDLDALAPDELDQLDTGVVGLDASGAVVVFNEGASALWGLSREAVLGRNYFREVVPSTNVPGFLGRFLAGRRRGSLDESFEFVFGRMPGSLRTRVHMRSGRTHDWLTINPLESLGAGPSREAVMAAIGSRVRAEPVDPSICEREPIHIPGSIQPNAVMLAADAEALTIVAHSTNAFDILPGPEPFLDGRPLAAVLPLGFIDVVRARLAAGTLTDGRSVRRTLRLDGQEGAYYAVAHAHAGRLIVELERAPDSPDDFGDARQADTELAVGRLRAAETLAEAAQIAAHEVRALTGFECVLVYRFDTDWNGEAVAEDKISDWSRSLFGLRFPASDIPAQARALYTRAKSRFVIDRDCVPVPLVGAPTLGNAPIDLTFAQNRTLSPIHLEYQRNLGVNGSMSISIMVENRLWGLMIGHHRQPHYVPPETRAAATVLTDAFAMRVQEIAARTLWAERQAHLATEAQLVRELTRSDDFVAALTGAETTLLDLFGSTGAGIVAGDRVTLIGRTPPDDDVLALSAWVRQRIGPDGTSFSSESLAADFPTFATHREIASGLLAVFVDGQRENLILWFRPEVPSTVTWGGDPRKPVLAGDGPVAVLPRRSFERWVEERTGFAAPFAEWQVSLAVSLARAVEGVVLRQRRKIDELTSLLAEKERLLAQKDLLTREIDHRVKNSLQIVSSFLQLQRRNIADADARQAFADTSARVMSVARVHDSLYQAETIEEVDLGQTIESLCRDLAGLAGEGHAVDLTAEAGLMVPYRKAVALSLIATELVTNAFKYGASGPGTGRVAVEVSAAGLGVKLRVCDDGAGLPDGWDSNPRGTGLGMKLIRAMLDQINARLEVANDPGACFTVTA; translated from the coding sequence ATGCCGCAGATCGCAACGCCGGGCGATCACGTCGACCTCGACGCTCTCGCACCCGACGAACTCGACCAACTCGACACGGGTGTCGTCGGCCTCGACGCTTCGGGCGCCGTCGTCGTCTTCAACGAGGGGGCCAGCGCGCTCTGGGGATTGTCCCGGGAGGCCGTGCTCGGGCGCAACTACTTTCGCGAGGTGGTGCCCAGCACCAACGTGCCGGGCTTTCTCGGTCGCTTCCTGGCCGGGCGCCGCCGCGGCTCCCTCGACGAATCGTTCGAGTTCGTGTTCGGCCGCATGCCGGGCTCCCTGCGCACGCGCGTCCACATGCGCAGTGGCCGGACGCACGACTGGCTGACGATCAACCCGCTGGAGAGCCTCGGCGCCGGCCCGTCGCGCGAGGCCGTGATGGCGGCGATCGGCAGCCGCGTCCGGGCGGAGCCGGTCGATCCCTCGATCTGTGAGCGGGAGCCGATCCACATCCCGGGCTCGATCCAGCCGAACGCCGTGATGCTGGCGGCGGACGCCGAGGCCCTGACGATCGTCGCCCACAGCACCAATGCCTTCGATATCCTGCCGGGCCCCGAACCGTTCCTCGACGGGCGCCCGCTCGCGGCGGTGCTGCCGCTCGGCTTCATCGATGTGGTGCGGGCCCGCCTCGCCGCCGGCACACTGACGGACGGCCGCTCGGTGCGCCGGACCCTGCGCCTCGACGGGCAGGAGGGCGCCTACTACGCGGTGGCGCACGCCCATGCGGGCCGCCTCATCGTTGAGTTGGAGCGCGCGCCCGATAGTCCGGACGATTTTGGCGATGCCCGCCAAGCCGACACGGAGCTTGCGGTGGGCCGCCTGCGCGCCGCCGAGACGCTGGCGGAGGCAGCCCAAATCGCCGCCCACGAGGTCCGGGCGCTGACCGGTTTCGAGTGCGTGCTGGTCTACCGGTTCGACACGGACTGGAACGGCGAGGCGGTGGCCGAGGACAAGATCTCCGACTGGTCGCGCAGCCTGTTCGGCCTGCGCTTCCCGGCTTCCGATATCCCGGCCCAGGCTCGTGCCCTCTACACCCGGGCCAAGAGCCGCTTCGTGATCGACCGGGACTGCGTGCCGGTCCCGCTGGTGGGCGCGCCCACTCTCGGCAACGCACCGATCGACCTCACCTTCGCGCAGAACCGGACCCTGTCGCCGATCCATCTGGAATATCAACGCAATCTCGGCGTGAACGGGTCGATGTCGATCTCGATCATGGTCGAGAACCGGCTCTGGGGCCTGATGATCGGCCATCACCGGCAGCCGCACTACGTGCCGCCCGAGACCCGCGCCGCCGCGACCGTACTTACGGACGCCTTCGCCATGCGGGTGCAGGAGATCGCGGCGCGCACGCTCTGGGCGGAGCGGCAGGCGCATCTGGCGACCGAGGCGCAGCTGGTGCGGGAGCTGACGCGCTCCGACGATTTCGTCGCCGCCCTGACCGGGGCCGAGACCACGCTCCTCGATCTGTTCGGTTCGACCGGAGCCGGCATAGTCGCGGGCGATCGAGTGACGCTGATCGGGCGGACGCCGCCTGACGACGATGTGCTGGCGCTCTCGGCCTGGGTCAGGCAGCGGATCGGCCCGGACGGGACGAGCTTCTCCTCGGAGAGCCTCGCTGCGGACTTCCCGACCTTCGCGACCCACCGCGAGATCGCCAGCGGCCTGCTCGCCGTCTTCGTGGACGGGCAGCGCGAGAACCTGATCCTCTGGTTCCGGCCCGAGGTGCCGAGCACCGTGACCTGGGGCGGCGACCCGCGCAAGCCCGTCCTGGCCGGCGACGGCCCGGTGGCGGTGCTGCCGCGCCGCTCCTTCGAGCGCTGGGTGGAGGAGCGCACGGGCTTCGCCGCCCCGTTTGCCGAGTGGCAGGTCTCGCTCGCCGTCTCCCTCGCCCGCGCGGTCGAGGGCGTGGTGCTGCGCCAGCGCCGCAAGATCGACGAGCTGACCAGCCTGCTCGCCGAGAAGGAGCGGCTGCTCGCCCAGAAGGACCTGCTGACCCGCGAGATCGACCACAGGGTCAAGAACTCGCTTCAGATCGTCTCGTCCTTCCTGCAGCTGCAGCGCCGCAACATCGCGGATGCGGACGCCCGGCAGGCCTTCGCCGACACCTCCGCCCGGGTGATGAGCGTCGCGCGCGTCCACGACAGCCTCTATCAGGCCGAGACGATCGAGGAGGTCGATCTCGGCCAGACCATCGAGAGCCTGTGCCGCGACCTCGCTGGGCTCGCCGGAGAGGGGCACGCCGTCGATCTCACGGCCGAGGCCGGCCTGATGGTGCCCTATCGCAAGGCGGTGGCGCTCTCGCTCATCGCGACCGAACTCGTCACCAATGCGTTCAAGTACGGTGCCTCCGGTCCGGGTACGGGCCGCGTCGCGGTCGAGGTCTCGGCGGCGGGCCTCGGGGTGAAGCTGCGCGTCTGCGACGACGGCGCGGGCCTGCCGGACGGCTGGGACTCGAACCCGCGCGGCACCGGCCTCGGCATGAAGCTGATCCGCGCCATGCTCGACCAGATCAACGCTCGGCTCGAGGTCGCCAACGATCCCGGCGCCTGCTTCACCGTCACCGCATGA
- a CDS encoding YicC/YloC family endoribonuclease encodes MTGFARAAGTSGPVQWAWEVRSVNGRGLDVRLRVPNGYEAAGEVARTALQKTLSRGQCQLSLALTKPETAVRVRVNEALLGSLAAAVARVPVPEGIAPATMDGLLAIRGVIETEEEAAPETDSLARDLAEGVVRLVADLVEARRAEGRQLAEIVGGQIARIAELTEAAEACPARKPEAVRARLAALVAGLTEGGGLDPDRLHQEAVLLAAKADVREELDRLRTHVGAVQELLAKGGAIGRRLDFLAQELGREANTLCAKANDAALSRIGLDLKAVVEQFREQVQNVE; translated from the coding sequence CCGGGCCTGTGCAATGGGCCTGGGAGGTCCGCAGCGTCAACGGGCGCGGGCTCGACGTGCGCCTGCGCGTGCCGAACGGCTACGAGGCGGCCGGCGAGGTCGCCCGCACCGCCCTCCAGAAGACCCTGTCGCGCGGCCAGTGCCAGCTCAGCCTCGCGCTGACGAAGCCGGAGACCGCCGTGCGGGTGCGGGTCAACGAGGCGCTGCTCGGCAGCCTCGCCGCCGCCGTCGCCCGGGTGCCCGTGCCCGAGGGCATCGCGCCCGCCACGATGGACGGCCTGCTCGCGATCCGCGGCGTGATCGAGACCGAGGAGGAGGCCGCGCCCGAGACCGACTCGCTCGCCCGCGACCTCGCGGAGGGCGTGGTGCGGCTGGTGGCCGACCTCGTCGAAGCGCGCCGCGCCGAAGGGCGCCAGCTCGCCGAGATCGTCGGCGGGCAGATCGCGCGCATCGCCGAACTGACCGAGGCCGCCGAGGCGTGCCCCGCCCGCAAGCCGGAGGCGGTGCGCGCGCGCCTCGCGGCCCTGGTCGCCGGCCTGACCGAGGGCGGCGGCCTCGATCCCGACCGCCTGCACCAGGAGGCGGTACTGCTGGCCGCCAAGGCGGATGTGCGCGAGGAGCTCGACCGGCTGCGCACCCATGTGGGCGCGGTGCAGGAGCTTCTGGCCAAGGGCGGCGCCATCGGGCGGCGGCTCGATTTCCTGGCCCAGGAACTCGGCCGCGAGGCCAACACCCTCTGCGCCAAGGCCAACGACGCCGCGCTCTCGCGGATCGGACTCGACTTGAAGGCCGTGGTGGAGCAATTCCGCGAGCAGGTGCAGAACGTCGAGTGA